A stretch of DNA from Candidatus Bathyarchaeota archaeon:
CGGCGCAATAGTCTGCTCAGCATACAACTTGGCTAACAGCGGCAGAACACTCAGTTACGCTAGAGTCGGCTTTAGCTACTCAGATGCACCCTCAGCAGCAACCACAACAATCTACATAGACGAAGTAACAATTGACACCTCCACAACGCCGCCGGCAGAGTACACTTTGACGATTAATGTTTCTGGCAGTGGCTCCGTTACAAAGAATCCTAACCAAGCAACCTATACTTCTGGGTCAACAGTTCAGTTAACCGCAACACCAAACGCAGGCTACACATTCACTGGTTGGAGCGGAGATTTAACAGGCACCACCAATCCGGCAAACATAACGATGAACAGCAACAAAGTTGTAACTGCAACTTTTGCGCCGACCTCGCCAACACAATACACGTTAACAGTAAATGTTGTTGGCAATGGGTCAGTAACAAAGAATCCAGACCAAGCAACCTATACATCAGGCACCACAGTACAATTAACTGCCGTTCCCGCCGCGGGCTACGAGTTCACAGGATGGAGCGGAGACCTGACTGGAACTACCAACCCAGCAACAATCATCATGAATGGGAACAAAACTGTAACCGCAACCTTCACATTATCCTCAAGCCATTTGCTGGAAGATACTTTTGAGATGGGCACCTTGGCACTTTGGGATGGAACAGACGGTGGTGCTTCAATTTCCACTACCAGCCCATATCAAGGAACATATCATCTCAGTTGCAGTCTATCTTCTGGCGCAAACAATGTTTGGGCAGGAGCATACAAGAGCATAACAGGAACAAACCCAGCATACCTGAGCGCTTATGTACGGTTCAACGCGCCGCCAGACACCAACGAAGAAGACCAATGGGCACTAGCCTTCACCCAGAGCACAGCAGGAAACGCCCTAGCCTACGCAGGAATACGACAGGTGGGTGGAACGCTTTATTGGGCGATATGGTATTATTCTGGAGCCAGTTTGGTCTATCAAACCTCAAGCATAGCCTATACTAGCGGCTGGCACAGTTTAAAGCTTGGAATAAATCGGGGGACAACAAACGGTTGGGTAGAATTCTATGTTGACGGAGCATTGGTTTGTTCAGCATACAACCTAAACAATAGCGGTAGAACACTCAGTTATGCAAGAGTTGGCTTTAGCTACTCAGACGCCCCATCCGCAGCAGCCACAACAATCTACATAGACAACGTAACAATCGATGGCTAATTGCCATATGCAGTTGGGTCGCTGACGCCTGCGTCTTTGAAGGCTTTTTGGCGGTTCAAACAGGACTCGCATTTGCCACAGTGTTTGGCACCGTTGAGGTAGCATGACCACGTTAATTCAAAGGGTACACCCAGTTCAGCGCCAAGCTTTATCAAATCTGACTTTTGCATGCCACTAAAAGGCGCTTTGATAGTGATTTCTTGACAAGTGCCCAGCTGTGCCGCCTTCTCGAATGCCTCGTAGAATTCTCTTCGGCAATCAGGATAAAACGGTTCATCGGAACCTTGGGCGCCATAGAAAATCTTGTCTGCACCAACAGAAACCGCATAAGCTACGGCTACTGAGAGAAAAATTGCATTGCGGAAGGGCACGATTATTGGCGGACTGAACTCAGATGTCAAAGGGATGTCAGTGTTGCAGAGCGAGGTTACACCACCAAACACCTCTTTAAGCGTTGAGAGGTCAATAATTTTTGTGGTTGCACCTAGTTTTTCAGCGATACTTTGGGCGCTCTCGGTTTCTTTCTGGGCGATTTGTCCATACTTGAAGGTTATGGGGTAGATTTGGTAGCCTTGTTTTTTTGCCCAATAAGCAACAACGGCTGAGTCTGGTCCACCGCTGAGCACTACCACACATTTTTTGTTTTCTAATTTCCCAGCCATCTTTGGAACACTCCAATTCTTTTTAATACCTTAAAGAGAGGCCAACCAATGAGCACACTTGCAATGGTATTTCCAATAGCAACATAAGCAATTGTTGGAAGCAAAGGCAACTCGTATAGGTAGGAGAGCATCCAGCCGACAGTTGTACCCAAGACCGCCGAGTAGGCGATGCAGGTTCCAATCACCGTATAATCATTGCTTGTCCGCTTGTAAACATACCAAACGACGAAAGCCATGACAAACGACGGAATAGTATTGAGCAAATCAAGTAAACCAGCTGGCGAGAACATGTTTGCAATAAAGACCCCAAGTGTATGACCTAAAACGCCGGCAACACCAAGCAAGGGAACAACTGCCACCAACGCGTCTGCAACACGAACCTGAATAGGCCCATAAGAAAAGCCGCCTAAAACAACTACTAACGCTGCATACAGAGCAGCATACATCGCTATTAAAGCCAAATCTTTCGAACGTATCGTCAAATGTATTTTGCCTCCCTAACTCCCGGGTTTTATTTATGGTTGGCGGAACGGGTGGGAGACTCCACTCACCCGCCGAACTGCCATTAAGCCTTGTTCTTACCTAAAAATGTTTGGTAAAAACTGGGCAGGAATGGTTGTGTGTCTTATTGTGATTTGGCGAAATCTTAATTAATCTCTCGGAAAGATTACATGATGCTACTTCCTAATGGATGGCATTCCGTAAAACGGAGTTTTGGGAGCACAAATATATGTCACAAAACAATGCAGTTAACCAGTTAGTCCTCAAAGGAACAACCACGATAGGTGTCGTCTGCAAAGATGGCGTAATTTTAGCTTCAGATACACGAGTAACCATGGGCTTCTATGTTGCACATAAATTTGGCAAAAAAGTCTACAAGATTGATGACCATTTAGGCATGACAATTGCTGGAACCGTCGCCGACGCACAACGGGTAGTTGACATCCTGACAGCAAACGCCCAACTCTACAAAATAAACATGAACAGACCAATGCCCGTCAAATCTGCCGCAAGGCTTGTAGCAAACCTGCTTTTCTCAGCCCGCTATATACCCTTAGCAACACAGGTTCTAGTCGGCGGAATAGATGACACTGGACCCCACGTCTACAACCTGGACCCATATGGAAGTTTAAACGAGGAAAAATCGGTTTCAACAGGCTCAGGCTCACCAATCGCTTACGGCATACTTGAAGACAAGTATCGTGAAGGCATGACCATCACCGAATTATTACCAATTATTGTAAAAGCTGTAAATGCTGCTATGAAGCGTGACGTTGCAAGCGGCAACAATTATAACATTACTGTAATCGACAAAAACGGTTACAGAGAATTATCAGACGAAGAAAAACATAATCTTTCCAAAGTAGGAAGCTAAAAACAGTGGCACGAACTCAAGAAAAAGATAAAGACAAGATAGAAATCAGCCAATACATTCTCCAAAAAGTCCCAAGAGAAGCAGAAGTCACCAGAATAGAATATGAAGGACCAATGCTGGCGGTCTACACTAAAAAACCAGAGATTTTGGTTGACCAAAGCGGCGTTGTA
This window harbors:
- a CDS encoding InlB B-repeat-containing protein, which gives rise to GAIVCSAYNLANSGRTLSYARVGFSYSDAPSAATTTIYIDEVTIDTSTTPPAEYTLTINVSGSGSVTKNPNQATYTSGSTVQLTATPNAGYTFTGWSGDLTGTTNPANITMNSNKVVTATFAPTSPTQYTLTVNVVGNGSVTKNPDQATYTSGTTVQLTAVPAAGYEFTGWSGDLTGTTNPATIIMNGNKTVTATFTLSSSHLLEDTFEMGTLALWDGTDGGASISTTSPYQGTYHLSCSLSSGANNVWAGAYKSITGTNPAYLSAYVRFNAPPDTNEEDQWALAFTQSTAGNALAYAGIRQVGGTLYWAIWYYSGASLVYQTSSIAYTSGWHSLKLGINRGTTNGWVEFYVDGALVCSAYNLNNSGRTLSYARVGFSYSDAPSAAATTIYIDNVTIDG
- the queC gene encoding 7-cyano-7-deazaguanine synthase QueC; this encodes MAGKLENKKCVVVLSGGPDSAVVAYWAKKQGYQIYPITFKYGQIAQKETESAQSIAEKLGATTKIIDLSTLKEVFGGVTSLCNTDIPLTSEFSPPIIVPFRNAIFLSVAVAYAVSVGADKIFYGAQGSDEPFYPDCRREFYEAFEKAAQLGTCQEITIKAPFSGMQKSDLIKLGAELGVPFELTWSCYLNGAKHCGKCESCLNRQKAFKDAGVSDPTAYGN
- a CDS encoding QueT transporter family protein; the protein is MTIRSKDLALIAMYAALYAALVVVLGGFSYGPIQVRVADALVAVVPLLGVAGVLGHTLGVFIANMFSPAGLLDLLNTIPSFVMAFVVWYVYKRTSNDYTVIGTCIAYSAVLGTTVGWMLSYLYELPLLPTIAYVAIGNTIASVLIGWPLFKVLKRIGVFQRWLGN
- the psmB gene encoding archaeal proteasome endopeptidase complex subunit beta: MSQNNAVNQLVLKGTTTIGVVCKDGVILASDTRVTMGFYVAHKFGKKVYKIDDHLGMTIAGTVADAQRVVDILTANAQLYKINMNRPMPVKSAARLVANLLFSARYIPLATQVLVGGIDDTGPHVYNLDPYGSLNEEKSVSTGSGSPIAYGILEDKYREGMTITELLPIIVKAVNAAMKRDVASGNNYNITVIDKNGYRELSDEEKHNLSKVGS